From a region of the Coffea eugenioides isolate CCC68of unplaced genomic scaffold, Ceug_1.0 ScVebR1_2109;HRSCAF=3076, whole genome shotgun sequence genome:
- the LOC113756236 gene encoding uncharacterized protein LOC113756236, translated as MELGTNLFQFNIPNPDDKVRIAEGGPWMIDNQMLVLNRWSAGIEENYKAFLNTPLWVQVWTLSVHWLSKEVGRKIGAVFKEVKEMVIPQSGGKEGRHLKILALTNLSKPLLRGTMVKLAGFMKWVAFKYERCPDFYYNCGIVGYSERSCKEKRTINGEMVEQERIETQINERLLETLKTTDKEGKNNQDPMKEMEDMRIKQGLGEPPIELGDKESAQGCSKGSLCLDKGKLDLSLVIQAEEVKQIPTEIEEMEEDRGLDLQEEDQENRVRVITVGELVIQ; from the exons ATGGAGCTGGGAACCAATTTGTTTCAATTTAACATCCCTAACCCTGATGACAAAGTTAGAATTGCTGAAGGTGGCCCTTGGATGATAGATAATCAAATGTTAGTGTTGAACAGGTGGTCAGCAGGAATAGAAGAAAATTATAAAGCTTTTTTGAACACACCTTTATGGGTGCAAGTCTGGACTCTGTCAGTACACTGGCTATCTAAAGAGGTAGGAAGAAAGATTGGGGCAGTGTTCAAAGAAGTTAAAGAGATGGTTATCCCTCAGTCAGGGGGCAAAGAAGGTAGACATTTGAAAATTCTAGCCTTAACAAACTTGTCCAAGCCTCTGCTAAGAGGAACAATGGTAAAATTAGCAGGATTTATGAAGTGGGTGGCATTTAAGTATGAAAGATGCCCAGATTTTTACTACAACTGTGGGATAGTAGGGTACAGTGAAAGATCCTGCAAAGAGAAGAGAACCATA AATGGAGAAATGGTAGAGCAGGAGAGAATCGAGactcaaataaatgaaagattgTTGGAAACTCTTAAGACCACTGATAAGGAAGGAAAAAACAACCAGGACCCGATGAAGGAAATGGAGGATATGAGGATTAAACAAGGTTTGGGAGAGCCACCAATTGAACTGGGAGATAAGGAATCTGCACAAGGATGCAGTAAGGGTTCCTTGTGCCTAGATAAGGGGAAGCTAGATCTCTCTCTAGTGATACAGGCTGAGGAAGTGAAACAAATCCCAACTGAGATTGAAGAAATGGAGGAGGACAGAGGTTTAGACTTGCAAGAGGAGGATCAAGAAAATAGAGTGAGAGTGATTACTGTAGGGGAGTTAGTGATCCAATAA